Proteins from one Desulfonema limicola genomic window:
- a CDS encoding chemotaxis protein CheW, translated as MTQTIKDNKHVFEQKRQFCTFILEDQLFGVNILDVKEINATTEFTPIFHAPPEIKGYVNIRGQIHLIIDLRLLMGYKIRDIDKSSRLVLFKPSIGENFGVLVDKIGDVVNVDETQIEERSGSNSSPGQPPSARDQALNNLASFVCKLEDQLLVILDAKKLL; from the coding sequence ATGACACAAACAATTAAAGATAATAAACATGTATTTGAACAAAAACGGCAGTTTTGTACCTTTATCCTTGAAGATCAATTATTTGGAGTAAACATCCTGGATGTTAAGGAAATAAATGCAACAACAGAATTTACACCAATATTCCATGCTCCCCCTGAAATAAAAGGATATGTAAATATAAGAGGCCAGATTCACCTGATTATTGATCTGCGCCTGCTTATGGGATATAAAATCAGAGATATTGATAAATCAAGCAGGCTTGTTTTATTTAAACCGTCAATAGGAGAAAATTTTGGTGTTCTTGTTGATAAAATCGGCGATGTTGTTAATGTGGATGAAACCCAGATTGAAGAAAGATCAGGAAGTAATTCTTCTCCTGGACAACCGCCTTCTGCAAGGGATCAGGCTCTAAATAACCTTGCATCATTTGTATGCAAGCTTGAAGATCAACTGCTTGTAATCCTTGATGCAAAAAAATTATTATAA
- a CDS encoding chemotaxis protein CheW, with translation MQKCYLFRGLDDQEIIRLGDTLLPIVRLSEVLKKKYAFTRKTRAETAAGYKSEKKSQSLNLAVLRTGLRQFGLVYDQIIGFEEIVVKPLHPNIKSLGIYSGVTIMSNGRAALILNPEGIAVHAGTQSFNNPARTLNQSVKKEKSLDILIFKSGIQERFALELHQIKRIEKIRLSDIEFIKNREFISINETTASIMRLDKVLNVSPCTEKNEMFLIIPKNIKQESGILISEIIDTVQFKEKINIETFIEPGLQGTGIIRNHMTLFLDIYGLFKKWQKSITLD, from the coding sequence ATGCAAAAGTGCTATTTATTCCGAGGTCTGGATGACCAGGAAATAATCAGGCTGGGAGATACTCTTTTACCAATAGTCCGCCTGTCAGAAGTTTTAAAAAAAAAATATGCTTTTACCAGGAAAACAAGGGCTGAAACAGCAGCAGGGTACAAATCAGAAAAAAAGTCCCAATCCTTAAATCTTGCTGTACTTAGAACTGGATTAAGACAATTCGGCCTGGTTTATGATCAAATAATCGGGTTTGAAGAAATTGTGGTAAAACCCCTTCACCCAAATATTAAATCCCTGGGAATTTATTCTGGTGTAACGATTATGAGCAATGGCCGGGCTGCACTGATCTTAAACCCTGAAGGAATAGCAGTTCATGCAGGAACCCAGAGTTTTAACAATCCTGCCCGGACCTTAAACCAGTCTGTAAAAAAAGAAAAAAGCCTGGATATTCTTATTTTTAAATCAGGTATTCAGGAAAGGTTTGCATTGGAATTACACCAGATAAAGCGCATAGAAAAAATCAGGCTATCTGATATTGAATTTATTAAAAACAGGGAGTTTATATCAATTAACGAAACAACCGCATCTATCATGCGCCTTGATAAAGTACTCAATGTATCCCCATGTACAGAAAAAAATGAGATGTTTTTAATTATTCCCAAAAATATAAAACAAGAATCAGGGATTCTTATATCAGAGATCATAGATACAGTACAATTCAAAGAAAAGATAAATATTGAAACATTTATAGAACCTGGATTACAGGGTACAGGGATTATCAGGAATCATATGACTTTATTTTTAGATATTTATGGTTTATTTAAAAAATGGCAGAAATCAATAACATTAGATTAG
- a CDS encoding chemotaxis protein CheW, translating into MAFDIKKIKIILAEDSSPVRKLEVLALKKLGFENIIEAENGDDAVEKLLKNLDTGLIISDWNMPEKDGYSLLTWARSTETFKDIPFLMATAQSDRQQIRRAVRAGVSGFIAKPFEADELNAKIEEIFNIKKEDIIQEKKTDLSVTSSGKIRLKIAHIQITDHLILGVLRHLIDTGELVPQNFELETVCMPGWNPVEQALEQGIVDGACVLAPIAMDLFAYGVPIRLVLLAHRNGSIFVRNVQDRENVSLKEFFQEKYFLIPHKMSVHHMLAHKYFSDLGLKAGVAGEGRIDVQFEVVAPIMMGNFLRDNPRVSGFMVAEPLGTRAIASGIAELQFLSVELWDNHPCCVVAVQDDFINKHEAAMYEFIEMFVYAGKRMEQDPGMAAEIGTLFLDPKQELGLTSSLLKEVLQKSVRTDDLFPVIGDLARIQQYMFMEMNIGKLIDLNKFIDNRFAQRACKKESQLPEPGLHDPVSIKEDEHDLEQDVSDTIRISVEILDQLMAAAGELVLIRNQERINTDYSDPAARSLSQRLDIVTTEIQEAVLLTRMQPVNLVFTKFQRLVRDLGKQFKKNISISFKGSSLEIDKSILESLPDPLTRIIHNCCEHGIESPGQRQKDQKPETGMIEVHAHKKGGQLHLSIQDDGRGIDPQTIINTAVQNKIKTGEELENMSKNEILALIMRPDFSCGDFFKTSSDNNTRGRGLDLVRKNIEKLNGTITIDSQPLKGTCIHLRLPLTLAIIPCLIVAVRDYNYAVPQTALEELVCLYDEDIHKKIEQAGSHNLYRLRKQLLPMIRLTDVLENQVSFQNKSNSLTFAVVKTGDLRFGLIVDKVIGTEEIVVKPMHPFVADIGIYCGSAIMGDGRAALILDVEGIARYSKIYFNAPGINADKDIKKIEHEKISVLLFKLGKDEQFALPLPLIKRVEQISVSDIEIVGNKEFITIDNKSTRIVFMDRILNVSPCIKKEKMFFIIPRNAKKPVGFLISEIIDTVGVDLDMNMETHMEEGLKGTALVNGKMTLFPDIFRLAEME; encoded by the coding sequence GTGGCATTTGATATAAAAAAAATTAAAATCATACTTGCAGAGGATTCATCGCCAGTCCGCAAACTGGAAGTCCTTGCTTTAAAAAAACTGGGTTTTGAAAATATCATTGAGGCTGAAAACGGGGATGATGCTGTTGAAAAACTCCTTAAAAACCTGGATACAGGTTTAATCATCAGCGACTGGAATATGCCTGAAAAAGATGGTTACAGTCTTTTAACCTGGGCAAGAAGCACAGAAACATTTAAAGATATTCCTTTTCTTATGGCAACTGCCCAGTCAGACCGGCAGCAGATACGCAGGGCAGTCAGGGCAGGTGTGTCTGGTTTTATAGCCAAGCCTTTTGAAGCTGATGAATTAAATGCCAAAATTGAAGAAATATTTAACATAAAAAAAGAAGACATAATCCAGGAAAAAAAGACTGATTTGTCAGTTACCTCTTCTGGAAAGATCAGGCTGAAAATTGCCCATATCCAGATTACAGACCATCTTATCCTCGGGGTGCTTCGTCATCTTATTGATACCGGCGAGCTGGTGCCCCAGAATTTTGAACTTGAAACTGTTTGTATGCCTGGATGGAATCCTGTTGAACAGGCTTTGGAACAGGGTATTGTTGACGGAGCCTGTGTGCTTGCACCAATTGCCATGGATCTTTTTGCTTATGGTGTTCCCATACGCCTGGTTTTACTTGCACACAGAAACGGAAGTATTTTTGTACGCAATGTTCAGGACAGGGAAAATGTTTCATTAAAAGAATTTTTCCAGGAAAAATACTTTTTGATTCCCCATAAAATGTCAGTCCACCATATGCTTGCCCATAAATATTTCAGTGACCTGGGTTTAAAAGCAGGTGTGGCCGGGGAAGGCAGGATTGATGTTCAATTTGAGGTTGTTGCCCCAATCATGATGGGCAATTTTCTCAGGGATAACCCCAGGGTTTCAGGATTCATGGTTGCAGAACCTCTGGGAACCAGGGCAATTGCATCAGGTATTGCAGAACTCCAGTTTCTTTCTGTTGAACTCTGGGACAATCACCCCTGCTGTGTGGTAGCTGTTCAGGATGATTTTATCAATAAACATGAAGCTGCCATGTATGAATTTATTGAAATGTTTGTTTATGCCGGTAAACGAATGGAGCAAGACCCAGGCATGGCAGCAGAAATAGGAACTTTATTTTTGGATCCTAAACAGGAACTCGGTCTGACATCTTCCCTGCTTAAAGAGGTTCTTCAAAAAAGTGTAAGAACAGATGATCTTTTCCCTGTTATTGGTGATCTTGCCAGGATTCAGCAGTATATGTTCATGGAAATGAATATTGGCAAGCTCATTGATCTTAATAAATTCATTGACAATCGGTTTGCTCAAAGGGCCTGCAAAAAAGAATCTCAATTACCAGAACCCGGGCTGCATGACCCTGTTTCCATTAAAGAGGACGAACATGACCTTGAACAGGATGTATCTGATACAATTCGTATCAGTGTTGAGATTTTAGATCAGTTAATGGCAGCAGCCGGGGAACTGGTCTTAATACGCAATCAGGAGAGAATCAATACAGATTACTCAGATCCGGCAGCCAGAAGTCTTTCCCAGCGCCTGGATATTGTAACAACTGAAATCCAGGAAGCTGTTCTTTTGACCAGGATGCAGCCCGTAAATCTTGTTTTTACAAAATTCCAAAGACTTGTCAGGGACCTTGGAAAACAATTTAAAAAAAATATCAGTATCAGCTTTAAGGGAAGCAGCCTGGAAATAGATAAAAGCATTCTTGAATCACTTCCTGATCCCCTGACCCGTATTATTCATAATTGCTGTGAACATGGAATTGAAAGCCCAGGGCAGAGACAAAAAGACCAAAAGCCTGAAACAGGAATGATTGAAGTTCATGCCCATAAAAAAGGAGGACAGCTTCATCTAAGTATTCAAGATGACGGCAGGGGTATTGACCCTCAAACAATTATAAATACTGCTGTTCAAAATAAAATCAAAACAGGGGAAGAACTTGAAAATATGAGTAAAAATGAGATTCTTGCTCTTATAATGCGGCCTGATTTTTCTTGTGGTGATTTTTTTAAAACCTCATCTGATAACAATACACGGGGCAGGGGCCTTGATCTTGTAAGAAAAAATATTGAAAAATTAAATGGAACAATTACAATTGATTCCCAGCCGCTTAAAGGCACTTGTATCCATTTAAGGCTGCCTCTTACACTTGCAATTATACCCTGTCTGATAGTTGCAGTACGGGATTACAATTATGCAGTTCCCCAGACTGCTCTGGAAGAGCTTGTATGTCTTTATGATGAAGATATACACAAAAAGATTGAACAGGCTGGTTCTCATAACTTATATCGTTTAAGAAAACAGCTTCTTCCAATGATCCGGCTGACTGATGTGCTTGAAAATCAAGTATCTTTTCAAAACAAGAGTAATTCTCTTACTTTTGCAGTTGTTAAAACAGGAGATCTGCGTTTTGGCCTGATTGTTGACAAGGTAATAGGAACTGAGGAAATAGTTGTAAAACCCATGCACCCTTTTGTTGCAGATATTGGTATTTACTGCGGCTCTGCCATAATGGGAGACGGCAGGGCTGCATTAATCCTTGATGTTGAGGGAATAGCCCGCTATTCAAAGATATACTTTAATGCCCCGGGTATAAATGCTGATAAAGATATAAAAAAAATTGAACATGAAAAAATATCTGTTCTTTTATTCAAACTGGGAAAAGATGAACAATTTGCCCTGCCCCTGCCTTTGATTAAGAGAGTGGAACAAATATCAGTCTCTGATATTGAAATCGTAGGCAATAAGGAGTTTATTACTATTGACAATAAGTCAACCCGAATTGTGTTCATGGATAGAATTCTCAATGTATCACCTTGTATTAAAAAAGAAAAAATGTTTTTTATCATTCCCAGAAATGCAAAAAAACCTGTGGGTTTTCTAATATCAGAAATAATTGATACTGTTGGCGTGGATTTAGACATGAATATGGAAACCCATATGGAAGAAGGTCTTAAAGGAACAGCTCTGGTAAATGGAAAAATGACATTGTTCCCTGATATTTTCCGCCTGGCAGAGATGGAATAA
- a CDS encoding putative transposase, with translation MQEELFPGTSQKKDNNIKIIGANLSLVFNRKDKNLVILKNRDEIVKKVDLSDKTAKKVFVVETVELGASKSKLADAINISRQTIDNYIECKKRFGTEGLLGGYNPDMGKNLAEHRKLNQAKRIQGNKAVILADERKAKRINNLKKQTELDFEFGEKTVPKSEQPFNTLHDWKFTRFAGIFPYLIVLIANNQWLKLIMGFFGSAFKIFLVFLLMAARNIKSIEQLKNVYQKEAGLILGLNTLPHVKGIWQWFYAACDLRRSRSICKSFFKQQILCGIVSAWIWLTDGHLLPYTGKNKVHYSFNTQRKMVVPGQTNMVTCDMSGRIVDFQIQEGKGDLKAHIVDLKKEWEQELTEIPFMVFDREGYGGQFFNNLIENEIPFVCWDKNVDSKKLKELDDADFNESFEMNNKEYGIFEGEKKFTIDQNGEKQTFTLRKIYLWNKTSNRRTCGLAWDAGRPTSTLQCAQAILSRWGASENTFKHLQDKHPFHYHPGFKTVDSEKQLITNPDIKVFEKEIKSVRKTLAKKYKKNSKTREVLNKDGSRREKSLKIRLETEINRLEEELKELLNDKKNLPEKVDASTLENYKSFKKIDNEGKNLFDFVTASVWNSRKEMTDWLLRYYPNENEYVDLFYAITQCHGWIKSEADRVVVRLEPLQQPIRRKAQEQLCKKLTALNACLPTGKILQIEVGPSPIKS, from the coding sequence ATGCAAGAAGAACTTTTTCCCGGAACGTCACAGAAAAAAGATAATAACATCAAAATAATTGGTGCAAATTTGTCTTTGGTTTTCAACAGAAAAGACAAGAACCTGGTAATTTTAAAAAATCGTGATGAAATTGTAAAAAAGGTCGATCTTTCTGACAAGACCGCAAAAAAAGTTTTTGTTGTTGAAACAGTTGAATTGGGCGCCTCTAAATCTAAACTGGCTGATGCTATCAATATCAGCAGACAAACGATAGACAATTACATAGAGTGCAAAAAAAGATTTGGAACAGAAGGGCTGTTAGGGGGTTACAATCCTGATATGGGTAAAAATCTTGCGGAACATCGCAAGCTTAATCAAGCCAAACGCATACAGGGTAATAAGGCTGTCATACTTGCTGACGAAAGAAAAGCCAAACGGATTAATAACCTGAAAAAACAAACGGAACTTGATTTTGAATTTGGCGAAAAAACAGTTCCAAAGAGCGAGCAGCCCTTTAACACCCTTCATGATTGGAAGTTCACTCGCTTTGCAGGGATATTTCCATATCTAATTGTATTGATAGCTAATAATCAATGGTTAAAACTGATAATGGGATTCTTTGGGTCTGCCTTTAAAATATTTTTAGTTTTCTTATTGATGGCTGCCCGCAATATCAAATCCATAGAGCAATTGAAAAATGTTTACCAAAAAGAAGCCGGACTTATCCTGGGCCTTAATACATTGCCTCATGTAAAGGGTATATGGCAATGGTTCTATGCAGCTTGTGATCTGCGACGATCAAGGTCTATTTGTAAGTCATTTTTCAAGCAGCAGATCCTTTGCGGAATAGTCAGTGCCTGGATATGGTTGACAGATGGACATCTGCTTCCATACACCGGGAAAAATAAGGTTCATTACAGCTTTAATACACAGCGGAAAATGGTGGTGCCCGGACAAACAAACATGGTAACATGTGATATGAGCGGCCGCATTGTTGATTTTCAGATTCAGGAAGGAAAAGGTGACCTTAAAGCGCATATTGTTGACCTTAAAAAAGAATGGGAGCAGGAACTGACGGAGATTCCTTTTATGGTATTTGACCGGGAGGGGTATGGCGGCCAATTTTTCAACAATCTTATTGAAAATGAGATTCCTTTTGTCTGCTGGGATAAAAATGTTGATTCAAAAAAACTCAAAGAATTAGATGATGCTGATTTTAATGAATCATTTGAGATGAACAACAAAGAATACGGCATTTTCGAGGGGGAGAAAAAGTTTACCATAGATCAAAATGGCGAAAAGCAGACTTTTACTCTCAGAAAAATATATCTTTGGAACAAGACCAGTAACCGTCGAACATGCGGCCTTGCATGGGATGCAGGCAGGCCCACATCTACACTTCAATGTGCACAAGCTATATTGAGCCGGTGGGGTGCCTCGGAAAATACATTTAAACACCTTCAGGACAAGCATCCTTTTCATTACCATCCTGGATTTAAAACAGTGGATAGCGAGAAACAGCTTATCACAAATCCTGATATTAAGGTCTTTGAAAAAGAAATAAAGTCGGTACGTAAAACGCTTGCTAAAAAGTATAAGAAAAATTCAAAAACCAGGGAAGTTTTAAATAAAGATGGGTCAAGGCGCGAAAAAAGTCTGAAGATCCGCCTGGAAACTGAGATCAACCGGTTAGAAGAAGAACTCAAAGAACTTCTCAATGACAAAAAAAACCTGCCTGAAAAGGTTGACGCTTCTACTCTTGAAAATTATAAATCCTTCAAGAAAATTGATAATGAGGGGAAAAATCTATTTGATTTTGTTACCGCTTCAGTATGGAATTCGCGCAAAGAAATGACTGATTGGTTATTGCGTTATTATCCGAATGAGAATGAATATGTGGACTTGTTTTATGCCATAACTCAGTGTCATGGATGGATCAAATCTGAAGCAGACAGAGTTGTTGTCCGATTGGAGCCTTTGCAGCAACCGATTCGCAGAAAAGCGCAGGAGCAGCTTTGTAAAAAGTTGACTGCATTAAACGCTTGTCTTCCGACTGGGAAAATATTACAAATTGAAGTTGGTCCGTCGCCTATTAAAAGTTAA
- a CDS encoding methyl-accepting chemotaxis protein: MLKNMKLKAKIITGGCVSLVFFSLLSIITWFSIDSLIKTSEWVNHTNKVVLEALEINLDAADMQRAGRGFLLSGKDNFLDPYRLGSKEIYSRINHLKQIISDNPKQIERLNEIETIIKEWQEKVLETSFKMRMEVGISRTMDDIAQFAQDGEGKTYFDRFKSRVKDFMDEEARLMKERQDKYIRTAQNTKMMILAGTPAVIIASLVVLWLLALSILSPVNTVVKGMENIAQGEGDLTMRLDIESKNEVGELAEWFNLFVEKIQKLVKQAAESMKNLGDAAGKMTDIAGTLASDSNEMTVQTENISTTTIQMTANINSMASASEEMSTNAQSVSASAEQMSHNMNSVASAVEQMSAAISGISKNAKKGAEVSAQAAGLSDNAGSVMNTLGDAAIEIGQVTDVIKRIAEQTNLLALNATIEAASAGDAGRGFAVVASEIKELAGQSARAAEDISARIEGVQKKTSEAVSVIKNVSEIISSINKSSSIINSAVEQMTQSANEISANVFQANTGVGNIASSISEVAKGSNDVARNTGQAAKGANEVSRGIQNLAQAAASSNISAQQVSSSADDLAQLSDNIQKLIKQFKV; encoded by the coding sequence ATGTTAAAAAATATGAAACTAAAAGCAAAAATAATTACCGGCGGTTGTGTATCTTTAGTGTTTTTCAGCCTTCTTTCCATAATCACCTGGTTCAGCATTGATTCTCTTATTAAAACCAGCGAATGGGTCAATCATACAAATAAAGTAGTGTTAGAGGCATTGGAGATAAATTTAGATGCAGCTGACATGCAGAGAGCAGGACGGGGTTTTCTCCTTTCAGGCAAGGATAACTTTCTTGATCCATACAGGCTTGGCAGCAAAGAGATATATTCCCGCATAAACCATTTAAAGCAGATTATAAGTGATAATCCCAAACAGATTGAACGTCTCAACGAGATTGAAACCATTATAAAAGAATGGCAGGAAAAGGTATTGGAAACATCCTTTAAGATGCGCATGGAGGTTGGAATCTCAAGAACAATGGATGATATTGCCCAGTTTGCGCAGGATGGAGAAGGTAAAACATATTTTGACAGGTTCAAAAGCAGGGTTAAGGATTTTATGGATGAAGAAGCAAGGCTTATGAAAGAACGCCAGGACAAATATATCAGAACTGCCCAGAATACAAAAATGATGATACTGGCAGGTACTCCGGCTGTTATAATTGCATCTTTAGTAGTTTTATGGCTGCTGGCATTAAGTATTCTCAGCCCTGTGAATACTGTTGTTAAAGGAATGGAAAATATTGCACAAGGAGAGGGAGACCTGACCATGCGCCTTGATATTGAAAGCAAAAATGAGGTTGGGGAACTGGCAGAATGGTTTAATCTTTTTGTTGAAAAGATCCAAAAGCTTGTTAAGCAGGCAGCCGAAAGCATGAAAAACCTGGGAGATGCAGCAGGTAAAATGACAGATATTGCAGGCACCCTTGCCAGTGATTCTAATGAAATGACAGTTCAGACAGAAAATATTTCAACTACAACAATCCAGATGACTGCAAACATCAATTCAATGGCCTCTGCATCAGAGGAAATGAGTACAAACGCCCAGAGTGTTTCTGCATCTGCGGAACAAATGTCCCATAATATGAACTCCGTAGCCTCTGCTGTTGAACAAATGTCTGCTGCTATCAGCGGGATTTCCAAAAATGCAAAAAAAGGAGCTGAGGTATCAGCACAGGCTGCCGGCCTGTCTGATAATGCAGGCAGTGTTATGAATACACTTGGAGATGCTGCCATTGAAATCGGCCAGGTTACAGATGTGATTAAAAGAATTGCCGAGCAGACAAACCTCTTAGCTCTTAATGCCACAATAGAGGCTGCTTCTGCCGGTGATGCAGGCAGGGGTTTTGCAGTAGTTGCCAGTGAAATAAAAGAACTTGCAGGCCAGAGTGCCCGTGCAGCCGAGGATATTTCAGCCAGGATTGAAGGGGTTCAGAAAAAAACCAGTGAAGCTGTCAGTGTTATTAAAAATGTATCTGAAATTATCAGCAGTATTAACAAATCTTCATCAATCATAAACTCTGCTGTAGAACAAATGACACAATCGGCAAATGAAATCTCAGCAAATGTTTTTCAAGCCAATACAGGGGTTGGAAATATTGCGTCCTCTATTTCAGAGGTAGCAAAAGGCTCTAATGATGTTGCAAGAAACACAGGCCAGGCCGCCAAAGGAGCCAATGAAGTAAGCCGGGGAATCCAGAATCTCGCCCAGGCAGCAGCCAGCAGCAATATCAGTGCCCAGCAGGTCAGCAGTTCAGCAGATGATCTGGCCCAGTTATCTGATAATATCCAAAAGCTGATAAAGCAGTTTAAGGTTTGA
- a CDS encoding methyl-accepting chemotaxis protein, with the protein MKINNLKVGMRLGLGFALVILLTLALGIISIIHINNLSDLTLKLYKHPYTVSTAVLRIHSGMVSMHRFMKDAALAANEAEINSAAEAVANEEKQVLKNFDIVMERFLGEKSQVEKARDMFTGWKPIRDEIISLAKNQDRGKAASILKNRGTEYLQALDSEISGLIEFAEGKADLFVDNAGKSKNQALFITALVILFTIAAGMAASLILTRSITVYLKKAVNMADAMSKGDMRTRLDIKTSDEIGILASALNSSAKGIAKMISEIKESSKILADSSQSLSGVSNQLAGGSEEMTNQSSNVAGSTEQMSAGINTIASAIEQMSVTIQGIASAAEQMSQNMSALASASQDMSVSIQDITHNSKEGARVADDAKLMSENATKTMNDLGEAAKEIGKVTDVIKRIAEQTNLLALNATIEAASAGDAGRGFAVVASEIKELAGQSARAAEDIARRIAGVQKNSEKAVKVITDVSEIINTINNAVRVISDSVEKQRITADEISANISQANTAANNVASSVGEVARGANDIAQNASESAKGANEVAYNIQGLNQAAVDASSSAMQVNKSALAMEKIAGQLQDMVEKFKVN; encoded by the coding sequence ATGAAAATAAATAATTTAAAGGTAGGTATGCGCCTGGGTCTGGGATTTGCCCTGGTAATTTTACTAACACTTGCTCTCGGCATAATATCCATTATTCACATTAACAATCTTTCTGATCTGACTCTCAAACTTTACAAGCATCCATATACAGTAAGCACTGCTGTACTCAGGATTCACTCAGGAATGGTCAGTATGCACCGTTTTATGAAAGATGCCGCCCTTGCAGCAAATGAAGCCGAGATCAATAGCGCCGCAGAAGCAGTTGCAAATGAAGAAAAACAGGTATTAAAAAATTTTGATATTGTGATGGAGCGGTTTTTAGGTGAAAAAAGCCAGGTTGAAAAAGCCAGGGATATGTTCACAGGCTGGAAGCCCATACGAGACGAGATTATTTCCCTGGCAAAAAACCAGGACAGGGGAAAAGCAGCATCAATTCTTAAAAACAGGGGAACTGAATATCTCCAGGCACTTGACTCAGAAATATCAGGGCTTATAGAATTTGCAGAAGGCAAGGCAGATTTGTTTGTTGACAATGCAGGAAAATCAAAAAATCAAGCCTTATTTATAACTGCCCTGGTGATCTTGTTTACAATAGCTGCAGGCATGGCAGCATCTTTAATCCTTACCCGCAGTATTACCGTCTATCTTAAAAAAGCTGTTAATATGGCAGATGCCATGTCCAAAGGAGATATGAGGACCCGCCTTGACATTAAAACCAGCGATGAAATCGGGATACTTGCATCTGCCTTAAACAGTTCGGCAAAAGGCATTGCCAAAATGATAAGCGAGATTAAGGAAAGCTCAAAAATACTGGCTGATTCATCTCAATCCCTTTCCGGTGTTTCAAACCAGCTTGCAGGCGGGTCTGAAGAAATGACAAACCAGTCCTCAAATGTTGCAGGCAGCACAGAGCAAATGTCAGCAGGAATAAATACTATTGCCTCAGCAATTGAACAAATGAGCGTTACCATCCAGGGCATTGCATCTGCTGCCGAGCAAATGTCCCAGAATATGTCAGCACTGGCATCAGCCAGCCAGGATATGAGTGTATCAATCCAGGATATTACCCATAATTCAAAAGAGGGTGCCAGGGTAGCAGATGATGCAAAACTTATGTCTGAAAATGCAACAAAAACAATGAACGACCTGGGAGAAGCAGCAAAGGAAATAGGCAAGGTAACAGATGTAATTAAGCGAATTGCAGAACAGACTAATCTTTTAGCACTTAATGCAACCATTGAAGCAGCTTCAGCAGGTGATGCAGGAAGGGGATTTGCAGTGGTTGCATCTGAAATAAAAGAACTTGCAGGCCAGAGTGCAAGGGCAGCCGAAGATATTGCAAGACGTATTGCAGGGGTTCAGAAAAACAGTGAAAAAGCTGTTAAGGTCATAACCGATGTGTCTGAAATTATAAACACCATTAATAATGCTGTCAGGGTAATCTCGGATTCTGTGGAAAAGCAACGCATAACAGCAGATGAAATCTCGGCCAATATCTCCCAGGCCAATACAGCAGCCAATAATGTTGCATCCTCTGTGGGAGAGGTTGCCAGGGGAGCAAACGACATAGCTCAAAATGCTTCTGAATCAGCAAAAGGAGCCAATGAAGTAGCATACAACATCCAGGGCCTTAACCAGGCAGCAGTTGATGCAAGCTCCAGTGCAATGCAGGTAAATAAATCAGCACTTGCAATGGAAAAGATCGCAGGCCAGCTTCAGGATATGGTTGAAAAATTCAAGGTAAATTAA